In Gemmatimonadales bacterium, a genomic segment contains:
- a CDS encoding vitamin K epoxide reductase family protein has protein sequence MMSLLGLFLSAYLYLYKIGRIGTLACGSGGCETVQQSVWSRFGGIEVSLIGMLGYATLLAVGLIGLQPRLAGRRWPALLLTGLAGGGVLFTAYLTSLELFVIHAICRWCVGSAVIIVGVLTASLLDLRQATVSASGLEAIRDRRS, from the coding sequence ATGATGAGCCTTCTCGGGCTCTTCCTCTCCGCCTACCTGTATCTCTACAAGATCGGGCGCATCGGGACGCTGGCCTGCGGGAGCGGCGGCTGCGAGACGGTGCAGCAGAGCGTCTGGAGCCGGTTTGGCGGAATCGAGGTGTCGCTGATCGGCATGCTGGGGTACGCGACGTTGCTCGCGGTCGGGCTGATCGGGTTGCAGCCGCGGCTCGCCGGCCGCCGCTGGCCGGCCCTCCTGCTCACCGGGCTCGCCGGCGGTGGAGTCCTCTTCACCGCGTATCTCACCTCGCTCGAGCTGTTCGTCATCCACGCCATCTGCCGCTGGTGCGTCGGCTCGGCGGTGATCATCGTGGGCGTGTTGACCGCGAGCCTGCTCGACCTGCGGCAGGCCACGGTGTCGGCCTCGGGCTTGGAAGCGATCCGTGACCGCCGGTCCTGA
- a CDS encoding potassium transporter Kup, with the protein MTAGPDRSSAGALAGTVSLPVATRFQHAEPPPPTGKRLAVLSLTALGVVYGDIGTSPLYTIGTCFGPEYGLVPNALNVYGILSLILWSLILVVAIKYLVFILQADNRGEGGVLAMLALLMQRGEDRIGGRRRRLLVLLGVFGTALLFGDGVITPAMSVLGAMEGLEVAAPELGRFVVIVTVAILFLLFMFQKMGTARVGGMFGPITLIWFLTIGTLGGMEIARAPEILAAVNPAYAVRFFLAHGFTGFAVLGAVFLAVTGAEALYADIGHFGKRPIRLAFFCLVLPCLLLNYFGQGSLLLREPAAIANPFYLLAPRSLLYPLLVISTLAAIVASQALISGAFSLAQQSVQLGYSPRLTIVHTSAREVGQIYVPEVNAALMVGTLLIVLGFRSTTALGAAYGIAVTGTMSITTLLFAVVARARWHWPLWRVMVLAGFFFSFDFAFLGANVLKIEHGGWVPLAIAAGVGVLMTTWKRGRQRLLEIVRENTIPMDLFLADVGRWKPHRVPGAAVFLTSDASGAPPVLLHHLKHNKVLHEKVMLMSIVTEGIPHVPAQDRAECRELGQGFYQVVAHYGFMETPDVPGVLQALGRPDASSRPVTMKLMETTFYLGRETLIATNSSKRASAVPPTDGAASAIGRMAVWRKKLFILMTRNARSATAFFGLPPNRVVELGAQIQF; encoded by the coding sequence GTGACCGCCGGTCCTGATCGGTCCTCCGCCGGCGCGCTCGCCGGGACTGTCTCGCTTCCGGTGGCCACCCGCTTTCAGCACGCCGAGCCGCCGCCGCCCACCGGGAAGCGGCTCGCCGTACTCTCGCTCACGGCGCTGGGCGTCGTCTACGGCGACATCGGCACCAGTCCGCTGTACACCATCGGTACCTGCTTCGGGCCAGAGTATGGTCTGGTACCCAATGCGTTGAACGTCTACGGCATCCTCTCGCTCATCCTCTGGTCGCTCATCCTGGTCGTGGCCATCAAGTATCTCGTCTTCATCCTCCAGGCCGACAACCGGGGGGAAGGCGGCGTGCTGGCCATGCTCGCCCTGCTCATGCAGCGGGGGGAGGACCGGATCGGCGGACGCCGGCGGCGATTGCTCGTGCTGCTCGGCGTCTTCGGCACCGCACTGCTGTTCGGCGACGGCGTCATCACACCGGCCATGTCGGTCCTGGGCGCGATGGAGGGACTGGAGGTAGCCGCGCCGGAGCTGGGGCGCTTCGTGGTGATCGTGACGGTCGCCATTCTGTTCCTGCTGTTCATGTTCCAGAAGATGGGCACGGCCCGGGTCGGGGGCATGTTCGGGCCGATCACTCTGATCTGGTTCCTGACCATCGGAACGCTGGGCGGCATGGAGATCGCCCGGGCGCCCGAGATCCTGGCGGCGGTCAATCCCGCCTACGCCGTCCGCTTCTTCCTGGCCCACGGGTTCACCGGGTTCGCGGTGCTGGGCGCCGTGTTCCTGGCAGTGACCGGCGCCGAGGCGCTGTATGCGGACATCGGGCACTTCGGCAAGCGGCCGATCCGGCTGGCCTTCTTCTGCCTGGTGCTGCCCTGCCTGCTGCTCAACTACTTCGGGCAGGGGAGTCTCCTGCTGCGCGAGCCGGCGGCGATCGCCAATCCGTTCTACCTGCTCGCCCCTCGGTCGCTGCTGTATCCGCTGCTGGTCATCTCGACGCTTGCGGCAATCGTCGCCTCGCAGGCGCTCATCTCGGGTGCCTTCTCCCTGGCGCAGCAGTCGGTGCAGCTGGGATACAGCCCTCGCCTGACGATCGTCCACACGTCGGCCCGGGAGGTGGGGCAGATCTACGTCCCGGAGGTGAATGCGGCGCTGATGGTAGGCACCCTGCTGATCGTGCTCGGCTTCCGGTCCACCACGGCGCTGGGAGCGGCGTACGGGATCGCGGTCACCGGGACGATGTCCATCACCACGCTTCTGTTTGCCGTGGTGGCCCGGGCCCGCTGGCATTGGCCGCTCTGGCGGGTGATGGTGCTGGCGGGATTCTTCTTCAGCTTCGATTTCGCCTTTCTCGGGGCCAACGTGCTCAAGATCGAGCACGGGGGCTGGGTGCCCCTGGCCATCGCCGCCGGGGTCGGCGTGCTGATGACGACCTGGAAGCGGGGCCGCCAACGGCTGTTGGAGATCGTGCGGGAGAACACCATCCCGATGGACCTGTTCCTGGCGGATGTGGGACGGTGGAAGCCCCACCGAGTGCCCGGGGCCGCCGTGTTCCTCACCTCCGATGCCAGCGGCGCGCCACCGGTCCTGCTGCATCACCTCAAGCACAACAAGGTGCTGCACGAGAAGGTGATGCTGATGTCCATCGTGACTGAGGGAATTCCGCACGTTCCGGCCCAGGACCGGGCCGAGTGCCGGGAGCTGGGCCAGGGGTTCTACCAGGTGGTGGCGCACTACGGGTTCATGGAGACCCCCGACGTGCCGGGCGTGCTCCAGGCGCTGGGCCGCCCCGACGCCAGCAGTCGCCCGGTGACGATGAAGCTGATGGAGACCACGTTCTACCTCGGCCGGGAAACCCTGATCGCCACCAATTCGTCGAAACGGGCGAGTGCGGTCCCGCCCACCGACGGGGCAGCCTCCGCCATTGGCCGGATGGCGGTCTGGCGCAAGAAGCTCTTCATCCTGATGACCCGTAACGCGCGGTCGGCCACGGCCTTCTTCGGACTGCCGCCCAACCGGGTGGTAGAGCTGGGTGCCCAGATCCAGTTTTAG
- a CDS encoding S-adenosylmethionine decarboxylase, whose amino-acid sequence MQPSFDHQLLELTSVPGARLADAHGLSAVVVAAAGAVGMPALGPPVVRDGPGGVVIAMLCREGHIVLHTAPAEGLCLVDIVARAPADPRKGVEVIARRLGVSAELA is encoded by the coding sequence GTGCAGCCTTCCTTCGATCACCAACTGCTGGAGCTCACCTCGGTGCCCGGCGCCCGTCTTGCCGACGCCCACGGTCTCTCGGCGGTCGTCGTCGCGGCCGCGGGGGCGGTGGGCATGCCGGCGCTGGGGCCGCCGGTCGTGCGGGATGGTCCGGGCGGCGTCGTGATCGCCATGCTGTGCCGCGAGGGGCACATCGTGCTCCACACCGCGCCGGCCGAAGGACTCTGCCTGGTGGATATCGTCGCCCGCGCCCCGGCGGACCCGCGGAAGGGCGTCGAGGTGATCGCGCGGCGATTGGGAGTATCGGCCGAGCTGGCCTAG
- a CDS encoding pitrilysin family protein has product MSSTPTLWTAGVLRQVLPNGLTLLVQEDRSAPVVAVVTHVQAGFFDEPDRWIGISHVLEHMFFKGTERRGVGAIARETKSAGGYLNASTSYDHTNYFAVLPASGLAAALDIQSDALRHSLIDPGELARELQVIIQEAKRKLDTPSSVTYETLHEVMFDRHRIRRWRIGHEAELAALTRDDLWQYYQSRYVPERTIVAIVGAVEPERALALAAARYADWAARPGAVDHSPDEPPHRDVRVRTLRGDVTQAELALGWRTVPPLHVDSAALDVAAAVLGSGRGSWLHARLREPGIVTWAAAHNYAPTEVGVFSISAELAPDRITAALEGVAESVARLSMLGPTEEDVERAKTLLRARWARRLESMEGRAASLAAAEALDGFSFLDREYEALGAVGPDDARAVAARYLDPEGVAGVAYLPDGDGTELTVDALGRPFALSGLEPLPVTQVSLPTRQPPAFVTGRREAEVLHVALAGVDLLLRRKPGVPLVTLGLYAPRARFDPPSQAGLGSLTVRSSVRGAGGLDAGGLAFAFERLGGTLTPTAASDWLGLGTTVLAEHLAEAASLIDLVYRTPHLSAADVELERGLLVAEAEQVTDDMFRYPFQLAFEIAFGGQGYGLPVMGLPHTLAGLTAADVRAWHEAALLGIRPVVIAVGEVDPDEAAGILAGVFQGHPTRPALDRLPPVDWVVNEPGGAPSRVVRREKAQAALAMGFPGPGRGDTDRAAAQVWAAVASGLGGRLFEALRDRRSLAYTVVASAWQKARAGALVTYIATSPEREDEAREAMLEELDRFAGEPVSQPELRQAINYLAGQAEVSRQSGGAVAGEILDAWVAGRGLSELIDPADAFRRVTAEDVQRVAVRCLDRSRRVEGVIRGTGAVRPRLAALGAIP; this is encoded by the coding sequence GTGTCCTCCACTCCGACGCTCTGGACCGCCGGCGTCCTCCGCCAGGTATTGCCCAACGGCTTGACGCTGCTGGTCCAGGAGGATCGCTCCGCTCCCGTAGTCGCCGTGGTCACCCACGTCCAGGCGGGCTTTTTCGACGAGCCTGACCGCTGGATCGGCATCTCCCACGTTCTCGAGCACATGTTCTTCAAGGGCACCGAGCGCCGGGGCGTCGGCGCCATCGCCCGGGAGACCAAGAGCGCGGGAGGATATCTCAACGCCAGTACCAGCTACGACCACACCAACTACTTCGCCGTCCTGCCCGCCTCCGGGCTGGCAGCGGCGCTCGACATCCAATCCGACGCCCTCCGCCACTCGCTGATCGACCCGGGTGAGCTCGCCCGCGAGCTGCAGGTCATCATCCAGGAAGCCAAACGCAAGCTGGACACGCCGTCCTCGGTCACATACGAAACGCTGCACGAGGTGATGTTCGACCGCCACCGGATCCGCCGCTGGCGCATCGGGCACGAGGCCGAGCTGGCCGCGCTCACCCGGGACGACCTGTGGCAGTATTACCAGTCCCGCTATGTGCCCGAGCGCACCATCGTGGCGATCGTGGGAGCGGTCGAGCCGGAGCGGGCGCTCGCGCTGGCCGCCGCCCGATACGCCGATTGGGCGGCCCGACCGGGCGCGGTCGACCACTCGCCCGACGAGCCGCCCCACCGCGACGTGCGAGTCCGCACCCTGCGCGGCGACGTGACCCAGGCGGAGCTGGCGCTCGGGTGGCGAACGGTGCCACCGCTGCACGTCGACTCCGCCGCGCTGGATGTCGCCGCGGCGGTGTTGGGCTCGGGCCGGGGGAGCTGGTTGCACGCCCGCCTCCGCGAGCCGGGAATCGTGACCTGGGCCGCGGCCCACAACTACGCTCCCACCGAGGTCGGTGTCTTCAGTATCTCGGCGGAGCTCGCGCCCGACCGGATCACCGCCGCGCTCGAGGGCGTCGCCGAGTCGGTGGCGCGCCTTTCGATGCTGGGGCCGACGGAGGAGGACGTCGAGCGGGCCAAGACGCTGCTGCGGGCGCGCTGGGCCCGCCGTCTGGAGTCGATGGAAGGTCGCGCCGCTTCCCTGGCCGCGGCCGAGGCGCTCGACGGTTTCTCGTTCCTCGATCGGGAGTACGAGGCGCTCGGCGCCGTCGGGCCGGACGACGCGAGGGCCGTTGCCGCCCGCTATCTGGATCCGGAGGGCGTGGCCGGCGTGGCCTACCTGCCCGACGGGGATGGGACCGAGCTGACCGTGGACGCGCTCGGGCGGCCGTTCGCGCTCTCCGGACTCGAGCCGTTGCCGGTCACCCAGGTGTCTCTTCCCACGCGCCAGCCGCCGGCTTTCGTGACTGGCCGCCGGGAGGCCGAGGTCCTCCACGTCGCTCTCGCGGGCGTGGACCTGCTGCTCCGGCGGAAGCCGGGTGTTCCGCTGGTGACGCTGGGCCTCTACGCGCCGCGCGCACGTTTCGATCCCCCGTCCCAGGCGGGGCTCGGCTCGCTTACGGTGCGAAGCTCGGTGCGGGGAGCGGGCGGGCTCGATGCCGGCGGATTGGCCTTCGCCTTCGAGCGACTGGGCGGAACCCTGACTCCGACGGCGGCCTCCGACTGGCTCGGTCTGGGCACCACCGTCCTGGCAGAGCATCTGGCCGAAGCCGCGTCGCTGATCGATCTGGTGTACCGCACCCCGCATCTCTCCGCCGCGGACGTGGAGCTGGAGCGAGGGCTCCTGGTCGCCGAGGCGGAGCAGGTGACCGACGACATGTTCCGCTATCCGTTCCAGCTGGCCTTCGAGATCGCCTTCGGCGGGCAGGGGTATGGCCTGCCGGTGATGGGACTTCCCCATACCCTGGCAGGCCTCACGGCCGCCGACGTCCGTGCCTGGCACGAGGCCGCCCTGCTTGGCATCAGACCGGTCGTGATCGCCGTGGGCGAGGTGGACCCGGACGAGGCAGCGGGGATCCTGGCGGGGGTATTTCAGGGTCACCCCACGCGGCCCGCGCTGGATCGTCTGCCGCCGGTCGACTGGGTCGTGAACGAGCCGGGTGGGGCGCCCAGCCGGGTGGTGCGCCGGGAGAAGGCACAAGCGGCCCTCGCCATGGGGTTTCCCGGTCCGGGCCGAGGCGATACCGACCGGGCCGCGGCACAGGTCTGGGCCGCGGTCGCGAGCGGGCTGGGAGGGAGGCTGTTCGAAGCGCTGCGCGACCGTCGATCGCTGGCCTACACGGTGGTCGCGTCCGCCTGGCAGAAGGCCCGCGCCGGGGCACTGGTCACTTACATCGCCACCTCGCCCGAGCGGGAAGACGAAGCCCGGGAGGCTATGCTGGAGGAGCTCGACCGCTTCGCCGGCGAGCCGGTCAGCCAGCCGGAGCTCAGGCAGGCCATCAACTACCTCGCGGGCCAGGCCGAAGTGAGCCGGCAGAGCGGAGGCGCGGTTGCAGGCGAGATTCTGGACGCCTGGGTGGCGGGACGCGGCTTGAGCGAGCTGATCGATCCGGCGGACGCATTTCGACGGGTCACCGCCGAGGACGTGCAGCGGGTTGCGGTGCGGTGCCTCGACCGCTCACGGCGCGTGGAAGGAGTCATTCGTGGCACCGGGGCCGTCCGGCCGAGGCTCGCCGCCCTTGGTGCGATCCCCTAG
- a CDS encoding TetR/AcrR family transcriptional regulator encodes MASPDPTDTAIPRWQRRPEARPEEIIDAAQQVFCEHGFARSKLEDVARLAGVSKGTVYLYFDSKESLFREMVRAKVVAALTEAEEIVRSHEGPCRELLAGLVRRMYHRMRNDQMARISRLVHAELSNFPELAKFYFEEVILRARRLVEDVIRRGVESGEFRPVAHGFAARGLCSLLVQTAQVQCFFHRFDPGALSEEQTLEGLIDLYLNGVLARPTDPGQLPAPDAL; translated from the coding sequence TTGGCAAGCCCCGATCCCACCGACACCGCCATCCCCCGCTGGCAACGCCGCCCCGAGGCCCGCCCCGAGGAGATCATCGACGCCGCCCAGCAGGTGTTCTGCGAGCACGGCTTCGCCCGATCCAAGCTGGAGGATGTGGCCCGACTGGCCGGGGTGAGCAAGGGCACGGTGTATCTCTATTTCGATTCCAAAGAATCCCTCTTCCGTGAGATGGTCCGGGCCAAGGTCGTCGCGGCCCTCACCGAAGCGGAGGAGATCGTCCGCAGCCATGAAGGCCCCTGCCGGGAGCTGCTGGCCGGACTGGTCCGGCGGATGTACCACCGGATGCGCAACGACCAGATGGCTCGGATCAGCCGGCTGGTCCATGCGGAGCTGAGCAACTTCCCGGAGCTGGCCAAGTTCTACTTCGAGGAAGTGATCCTCCGTGCCCGCCGGCTGGTGGAGGACGTGATCCGGCGGGGCGTCGAATCCGGCGAGTTCCGTCCGGTGGCGCACGGGTTCGCGGCGCGGGGACTGTGCTCTCTCCTGGTGCAGACCGCCCAGGTGCAGTGCTTCTTCCACCGCTTCGATCCCGGCGCCCTGTCCGAAGAGCAGACGCTCGAAGGCTTGATCGACCTGTACCTGAACGGTGTCCTGGCGCGCCCAACCGACCCGGGCCAGCTTCCGGCGCCTGACGCACTCTGA
- a CDS encoding tetratricopeptide repeat protein produces the protein MSGAFLSSDDFDEQAHHLYNEGRYDEALTILKEGISLYPHAVELHVGRAYAHLAREEYAWARRSFEQALALDPDHEDGLAGLGETLLKVGDRPGSMRAFERILQLGFQDDHELMLQVGRALFREGLVGPAHRFFDLAASAHPDSPDAAACLGYASHRLGNDAGSLYWLRRALEIDAGYAEARIYLANLLYDRGETEAALHQLERTQPEDHFDELGIWRHIELKKTVYRLPDEDPELTPWLARLSEVAGEPDPIDMLLAEVEAQQPDGTVRDPHQLELFGTLLSELHAMQKRPGQGESHLVVTLGGQAIRGTWDEILLQMKAADREWAHGSLSDFMASLARRGQTETGVVIPTTDAEAFIRGSAEAGVLRIVM, from the coding sequence ATGTCGGGCGCATTCCTCAGCTCCGACGACTTCGACGAACAAGCGCATCACCTCTATAATGAAGGCCGGTACGATGAAGCCCTGACGATCCTCAAGGAAGGCATCTCGCTCTACCCCCATGCTGTCGAGCTCCATGTCGGAAGGGCCTATGCCCACCTCGCCCGGGAGGAGTACGCCTGGGCCCGGCGGAGCTTCGAGCAGGCCCTGGCCCTGGACCCCGACCACGAAGACGGCCTGGCCGGATTGGGGGAGACCCTGCTCAAGGTGGGCGACCGCCCAGGCTCGATGCGGGCGTTCGAGCGGATCCTCCAGCTGGGCTTTCAGGACGACCACGAATTGATGCTGCAGGTGGGACGGGCCCTCTTTCGCGAGGGTCTGGTGGGGCCCGCGCACCGGTTCTTCGATCTGGCGGCGTCGGCCCACCCCGATTCGCCGGATGCGGCCGCGTGCCTGGGGTACGCCTCGCATCGCCTGGGCAACGACGCGGGCTCGCTCTATTGGCTCCGCCGCGCGCTGGAGATCGATGCCGGCTACGCCGAGGCGAGGATCTATCTCGCCAACCTGCTCTACGACCGGGGGGAGACGGAGGCGGCGCTGCACCAGCTGGAACGGACCCAGCCGGAGGACCATTTCGACGAGCTGGGCATCTGGCGGCACATCGAGCTCAAGAAGACGGTCTACCGCCTGCCCGACGAAGATCCCGAGCTGACGCCCTGGCTCGCGCGCCTGAGCGAGGTGGCCGGCGAGCCCGACCCGATCGACATGCTGCTCGCCGAAGTGGAAGCACAGCAGCCCGACGGCACGGTGCGCGACCCGCACCAGCTGGAGCTCTTCGGCACCCTCCTGAGCGAGCTCCATGCGATGCAGAAGCGGCCGGGCCAGGGCGAATCCCACCTGGTCGTGACCTTGGGCGGGCAGGCGATCCGGGGGACCTGGGACGAGATCCTGCTGCAGATGAAAGCCGCGGACCGCGAATGGGCCCACGGCTCCCTCAGCGACTTCATGGCGAGCCTGGCTCGGCGGGGGCAGACCGAGACCGGTGTCGTCATCCCCACCACCGACGCGGAGGCCTTCATTCGTGGTAGCGCCGAAGCCGGCGTGCTGCGAATCGTAATGTAG
- a CDS encoding OsmC family protein, translating to MTVETKRASLRWQAGLMFRGGEPGGPETTIDGDNAAAPGPMLTLLLAAGACSGADVVLMLEKMRVRLREFRLEASGQRREEEPRRYTAMHLHYHLAGEGLDESKARRAIDLSIQKYCSVLHSLAPDIRITSGFTLG from the coding sequence GTGACGGTCGAGACCAAACGGGCCAGCCTGCGCTGGCAGGCCGGCCTCATGTTCCGCGGGGGCGAACCGGGGGGTCCCGAGACGACGATCGATGGCGACAACGCCGCTGCTCCAGGCCCCATGCTGACCCTGCTGCTGGCGGCCGGCGCGTGCAGCGGTGCGGACGTGGTGCTGATGCTCGAGAAGATGCGGGTGAGGCTGCGGGAGTTCCGTCTCGAGGCGAGCGGGCAGCGGCGGGAGGAGGAGCCGCGCCGCTACACCGCGATGCACCTGCACTATCATCTCGCGGGCGAAGGACTGGACGAGTCGAAGGCCCGCCGGGCGATCGACCTCTCCATCCAGAAGTACTGCTCGGTCCTGCACTCGCTCGCTCCGGATATCCGGATCACCAGTGGATTCACGCTGGGCTGA
- a CDS encoding TolC family protein translates to MPRLLITVVLLALGSVGPLGAQQQPVTPTGPLTLLQAISLGRRQGVDAAVARLNVRAADAKVGERRADLLPNISGNASYLRQTLNLDQFGIPVATGVTDPFNILTLQLRGEQLLFDAGTITRLRAARDTAVAAGLDAQAVGEIAGATAGLAYLRALSANETIRAREADSTVAAQLLGQARQLVTAGVSPAIDATRSEVSFASVRTQLEVARNAADRAQLDLLRTLDLPSGTRLRLADSLGLGTLDLPLAPDTAAAFAREHRAELAAERSRTKAARNSLTAIRQENLPNLSLNGAYQQTGRQSSTLEGSYNVQLLLSVPILDGFRRQSRAKEQSARLEVQEIREHDLVNRVETEARQAVLDLASAQQQVAIAGDRLRLAEQELAQAQERFQSGVASSVETTNAQGSVIGARDALIQARVNYGTARVSAYRALGVIDQLK, encoded by the coding sequence ATGCCTCGCCTTCTGATCACCGTGGTGCTGCTCGCGCTGGGCTCGGTCGGTCCGCTCGGCGCCCAGCAGCAGCCCGTCACCCCGACCGGCCCCCTCACCCTGCTGCAGGCGATCTCGCTGGGCCGCCGCCAGGGAGTCGATGCCGCGGTCGCCCGGCTCAACGTGCGGGCGGCTGACGCCAAGGTCGGCGAGCGTCGGGCGGACCTGCTACCCAACATCAGCGGCAACGCCTCGTATCTGCGCCAGACTCTCAACCTCGATCAGTTCGGCATCCCGGTGGCCACCGGAGTCACCGACCCGTTCAACATCCTCACCCTGCAGCTCCGGGGCGAGCAGCTGCTGTTCGATGCCGGCACGATCACCCGGCTCCGGGCGGCGCGAGATACCGCGGTCGCGGCCGGCCTCGATGCTCAAGCCGTCGGCGAGATTGCCGGCGCCACGGCCGGACTCGCCTACCTCCGCGCGCTCAGCGCCAACGAGACGATCCGCGCGAGAGAGGCGGACAGCACCGTCGCGGCGCAGCTGCTCGGCCAGGCGCGCCAATTGGTCACGGCCGGCGTCAGTCCGGCCATCGACGCGACCCGCAGCGAAGTCAGTTTCGCCTCGGTCCGCACCCAGCTCGAGGTCGCCCGCAACGCGGCCGACCGTGCCCAGCTCGATCTGCTGCGCACGCTCGATCTTCCCTCGGGGACCCGGCTCCGGTTGGCCGATTCACTGGGCCTCGGCACCCTCGACCTGCCCCTCGCCCCCGATACCGCCGCTGCGTTTGCCCGGGAGCACCGGGCCGAGCTCGCCGCCGAGCGCAGCCGGACCAAGGCGGCCCGCAACTCGCTCACGGCCATTCGGCAGGAGAACCTGCCCAACCTCTCGCTCAACGGGGCCTATCAGCAGACCGGACGGCAGAGCAGTACCCTGGAGGGGAGCTACAACGTGCAGTTGCTGCTCAGCGTCCCGATTCTCGACGGATTCCGCCGGCAGAGTCGGGCCAAGGAGCAGTCCGCCCGCCTGGAGGTGCAGGAGATCCGGGAGCACGACCTGGTGAATCGGGTCGAGACCGAGGCACGGCAGGCCGTGCTCGACCTCGCCTCCGCCCAGCAGCAGGTAGCCATCGCCGGCGATCGGCTGCGCCTGGCGGAGCAGGAGCTGGCGCAGGCCCAGGAGCGTTTTCAGAGTGGGGTGGCCAGCAGCGTGGAGACGACCAACGCCCAGGGTTCGGTGATCGGCGCGCGTGACGCGCTGATCCAGGCCCGAGTGAATTACGGCACCGCCCGGGTGAGCGCCTACCGGGCCCTCGGTGTCATCGACCAACTGAAATAG
- a CDS encoding thioredoxin domain-containing protein, whose protein sequence is MAATPVGMKRFYAILVAVAVLGLGALGYLLAKPATVSIPANVTVTASDTAGFHGYVKGAATAPVEITEFADFQCPFCQTFATLQMPTIEQRLIDTGRLRWRYRDFPLQQHPFSRLAAHSAACADDQGKYWAQHQRIYEGQSEWATARDAVGIFRRYAKENGLDVTRYDDCMTAGKFAGRIQASYEEGVRLGVNSTPTLLVGGRLYQGRFDSDAITRLVDSLAPHATQ, encoded by the coding sequence ATGGCGGCGACGCCGGTCGGAATGAAGCGATTCTACGCGATCCTCGTAGCCGTCGCCGTCCTGGGACTCGGAGCGCTGGGCTATCTGCTGGCCAAGCCCGCGACGGTGAGCATCCCGGCCAACGTCACGGTGACGGCATCCGACACCGCCGGATTCCATGGCTACGTGAAGGGGGCGGCGACCGCGCCGGTGGAGATCACCGAGTTCGCCGATTTTCAGTGTCCCTTCTGCCAGACCTTCGCCACGCTGCAGATGCCCACCATCGAGCAACGGCTGATCGACACCGGCCGGCTCCGCTGGCGCTACCGGGACTTCCCGCTGCAGCAGCACCCCTTCTCCCGGCTGGCGGCTCATTCGGCGGCCTGCGCCGACGACCAGGGGAAGTACTGGGCACAGCATCAGCGGATCTACGAAGGGCAGTCGGAGTGGGCCACGGCCCGGGATGCCGTTGGGATCTTCCGTCGCTACGCCAAGGAGAACGGGCTGGATGTCACCCGGTACGACGACTGCATGACTGCCGGCAAGTTCGCCGGACGCATCCAGGCGAGCTATGAGGAAGGCGTCCGGCTCGGAGTGAACTCCACGCCCACGCTCCTGGTCGGCGGCCGGCTCTACCAGGGCCGTTTCGACTCCGACGCGATCACTCGACTGGTCGACTCGCTGGCGCCACACGCCACCCAATGA
- a CDS encoding STAS domain-containing protein — protein MRSPQEVERGLAAPENLGLETRIEIRRRAVQLLEEMPEGGGRLVVDLTGTRQIDSAGLGALMLIQRHAAERRQAVVLRNPNEEIRFLLVLTKLYDLFTIELAHE, from the coding sequence ATGAGGTCCCCGCAGGAGGTGGAACGCGGCTTGGCCGCGCCCGAGAATCTCGGGCTGGAAACGCGCATAGAGATCCGCCGGCGCGCGGTCCAGTTGCTGGAGGAGATGCCGGAAGGCGGCGGTCGCCTGGTCGTCGATCTCACCGGGACGCGCCAGATCGACTCGGCTGGGCTCGGCGCCCTGATGCTGATCCAGCGGCACGCCGCCGAACGGCGCCAGGCCGTGGTCCTGCGGAATCCGAACGAGGAGATCCGTTTTCTCCTCGTGCTCACCAAACTGTACGATCTCTTCACCATCGAGTTGGCCCACGAATGA
- a CDS encoding CDP-alcohol phosphatidyltransferase family protein, protein MGEQDRRDWTIADLLSVVRIPLAVAFPLVSNDWRFAVLATAAATDLLDGQLARRFGSSRFGAVIDPVADKLFMASAFGVVALSGRLEIYEIIGVLLRDIVATVAFVATLVSKRPRAIPARAGGKAVTVAQVLTLMAFLADSPHLRELAWATTAVALYAIWDYYRAAETAGRSVGGIR, encoded by the coding sequence ATGGGCGAGCAAGACCGACGCGACTGGACCATCGCCGATCTTCTGAGCGTGGTCCGGATTCCTCTGGCGGTGGCGTTCCCGCTGGTCTCCAACGATTGGCGTTTCGCCGTGCTGGCGACCGCGGCGGCAACCGATCTGCTCGACGGTCAGTTGGCCCGCCGGTTCGGCAGCTCCCGCTTCGGCGCGGTGATCGATCCAGTGGCCGACAAGCTGTTCATGGCCTCGGCGTTCGGGGTCGTGGCCCTGAGCGGGCGCCTGGAGATCTACGAGATCATCGGCGTCCTGCTGCGGGACATCGTGGCCACCGTCGCCTTCGTGGCGACCCTGGTGTCCAAGCGGCCCCGGGCGATTCCCGCCCGCGCCGGCGGCAAGGCCGTGACCGTGGCCCAGGTGCTCACCCTGATGGCGTTCCTGGCGGACTCGCCCCACCTTCGCGAGCTCGCCTGGGCCACCACGGCGGTCGCGCTCTACGCCATCTGGGACTACTATCGCGCGGCGGAAACCGCCGGGCGATCGGTCGGAGGAATCAGGTGA